The Meriones unguiculatus strain TT.TT164.6M chromosome 1, Bangor_MerUng_6.1, whole genome shotgun sequence genome has a segment encoding these proteins:
- the Tpd52l3 gene encoding LOW QUALITY PROTEIN: tumor protein D55 (The sequence of the model RefSeq protein was modified relative to this genomic sequence to represent the inferred CDS: inserted 4 bases in 4 codons; deleted 1 base in 1 codon; substituted 1 base at 1 genomic stop codon) produces NTATDEPETERGADDHQPSGQEVLPLRLPPRSLPPGSASPSKAPAPLGRTQPLISQHVNFAVQDTDPPHLESYPTDQKSEPAALDCSSTSPSYSSXKGLDSLYQELDLDFLNEDSSLSLPDATTETSAPTYGSHSASKPDLXEAEQRELKSELTDLEEELSTLGEVLAAQEKPCSELGRKLGCVALVEPRQKISKSRHNVHASNSCMKRKTXAALSWVGSATAXKFEDMKKPSTFRSLEGLXGTVKARVAGGRELGSGLLSSPASGSDPQSIPGSGRGTVPEPGDQLLSSALKPQ; encoded by the exons AACACCGCCACAGACGAGCCGGAAACCGAGAGAGGTGCGGACGACCACCAGCCCTCTGGACAGGAAGTCCTGCCTCTGAGGCTGCCACCTCGCTCCCTACCGCCGGGAAGTGCATCCCCGTCCAAAGCACCCGCTCCTCTCGGCAGGACGCAGCCTCTCATCAGCCAGCACGTGAATTTTGCTGTCCAAGATACGGACCCACCTCACCTAGAGTCCTATCCCACTGACCAGAAGTCTGAGCCTGCAGCCCTGGACTGCAGCTCCACCAGCCCCAGCTATTCCT ACAAAGGACTGGACTCTCTCTACCAAGAACTGGACCTGGACTTCCTGAATGAAGATtcttccctgtcc ctcccagATGCCACTACCGAGACCTCTGCGCCCACCTATGGATCTCATTCAGCTTCAAAACCGGATC ATGAGGCTGAGCAAAGGGAACTCAAATCTGAGCTCACTGACTTGGAGGAAGAGCTCTCAACCTTAGGTGAGGTGCTGGCAGCCCAAGAGAAGCCGTGTAGCGAACTCGGGAGGAAGCTAGGCTGCGTGGCCTTGGTGGAACCGAGGCAGAAGATTTCCAAGAGCCGGCATAATGTTCACGCCTCCAACTCCTGCATGAAGCGGAAGACTTGAGCGGCCCTGTCCTGGGTGGGCTCTGCCACCG GGAAGTTTGAAGACATGAAGAAGCCATCCACCTTCAGATCTCTTGAAGGGC ATGGGACAGTCAAGGCTAGAGTTGCAGGTGGCAGAGAGCTTGGCAGTGGTCTCCTTTCGTCACCAGCGAGTGGCAGCGATCCACAGTCGATTCCGGGGAGTGGACGTGGAACCGTTCCAGAACCTGGAGATCAACTGCTTTCCTCTGCTCTGAAGCCACAGTAA